In Theileria equi strain WA chromosome 3, complete sequence, the genomic window AGGAAGAGCCTCAATTTCGAGGTTCTCGAAAGCCTGAGCCAGAAGGTCCAGGGGATCAGCTCCGGCATCCTTTGGTGTGTCCTTGAGCGATAGTTTGGAGAGCCAAAGGATGTCTCTGGCCCTTCGGTACATCATGTAGAGTCCGCCCTCGGAGTCCAGACCGCTGCGATTGAAGAGGCAGGAGGACTTTTCCTTCTCCCAGAAACCTTCACTTTTTAGCAACATTGTGCGATAAATGCGTCGAGTCGGGGCAAGTTTGCGTGTTTCACGCAGCTAATGTACAATCGcgagtttataaaatgCCTGCACACTCCACGGAGTAATTACAGGCCCTGGCAAACATACTCTTCTGAAATGTGAGCTGAAAGGCCGGGGACAGCCAGCGGTAAGCTATAGGGTACTTTGGGTTATTGGGAATCCTCATAACCGGCTCTCCATTTGGCCGATTTACGCACACCTGAGAACTACGCACGGGACAAACGACTTAAGGAACAGTGAATGTTTAATTTTGCGCCTTTGGGCCGTTTTTGACCGCGAAAAGGTCGGATTCGGCCCACCGTCGCTTCGTGAGGGAGGCGCTCCCGCGAGGGGCAGTTTCGGCGACTCCAAAGGCGCATCTGGAGCCCCCAAACGCCGGGGTTCGAGGAGGTGTGGGCCCTTTTGAGAGTACATGGACAATCGCACAAATGCACCGGTGACAAATTGAAATACTGATACGACAGTAGACTACGTTTATACCCGCAAATTTCGCGGAGCGTCCCTTTCCGGGATACAGTGTTACCCTTTGGTTCCAAAGCTTGCACGACCACGCCCCTTTGACATGCAAGCAGGCGTCCCCGGCAAGTGTCTTGGAATTTGCCACGACCGGGACCCGCAATTTTGTCTCTTTGAAGGCTGAGTGatgaaaaattaaaagCCGCATTTACGTGGAGAACTTTGTCATTCTCGTGACTGCAGAGACCGTCCTCCTTAAACCTTGAAAATTTCCGAGAGCGTAGATTAAATCGTCTGCGTGTGTCGACGATGGCATGACCCTTATAGGTACTTGTTCAGAGAAGACAATTCTCCCATGCGCCTGAATCTCTCGTTAAATCCCTCCTCCGTTATCGACCTCCATCTTCCATACTCCCTGGAAAAATAAATGGGATCCAACTTGCCCTCACTCTCAATCTCCAAGGTAATAATGTCAGACGTGTAACTCGTCATGAGGAGGACGTAGAGACACTTTTCGTCTCCAAAGGCCTCCCATACTTTCCTGTGGGAATCCACAACTGACTTGATAACGAAGCCATGTTCCGGGGAAAACTTTTGGATAGTCACACCATACTCGCAGTCTGACGTGTTAATGTCCAGGCTTTCAGCATCTGGGTCGCAAATGTTGAGTGTGATTGGAGCCGGCGGTCTGACGGGAGCAGTCTTGGAGATTCTTTCAAATTCTCCATCAATCACCTTACCGTAAAAGTCACCTTCCTCAAAGTACGCTTCATTGTGAAACTCGTAGACATAACTATCAATTCCACGGTACGTTTTCAACGTTCCTGCACAGTAACCAAACTTTAGCGCCAGGAATGCGCAGAAACCAACGAGAATCTTCATCTCACCCTTTCCCAAACCTGTTCCCTTTACTCTATAAACAAATTCTTCACTTGCCAACGATCTCTTATGGAACAATTTCGATTGCCGAGGAAGCGCTCGGTCTTCATGCAGAGCGACCCCATGCCCgtgaagaagaaaaccAACCAGAGTTCCAAGAGCATTAAAACTCGAAAATTGTCAATTATTTCCTCCTAAAAGTCTTTTCCTACCAGCATGTTCCATGTTTCCCCGCAAGGCAGTCGCTGAGCTCCACATTGCGTATCTAGCACACAATCCGTACAGTGACTAGTGTTAAAGGTAGACCATTCGTCATGTCTGGAATGTGTACAGGTATCAAGAAAGGCCGCTAAAGAGCGCTCTTGCCATCTCCTGCCTCTTCTTTTGTAGATCATCGCCAACTTCCAGCGATACGTGTTGCGGCCCCGGCGTATACGCAGTCTCCGTATCAGAGATTGCGTGGTCGCTTTCCACGTGTTCTTCAGCCTCGATTGGGTCCTCTGCGACTTCGCTGGGTCGAGTATCGGAGTATCCCGTTGGTCCCCAGACCTTTGGAACGCGATCGCAAATGACCTTTTTCGTGTAATCTGAAAGTTGTAGTCAGGAGCATCAAGTAAACATTGGAGAATACAGAAAAACAGTTTGAAATCTCTTACCTATAGCCTGAGCATTATCGTTATCTTGTGTACCAGAAGTATCCAAGACTCCCTCGTGGTATGCATACATTAGAGAAGGCTCGGTGGCGTACGGCTGGAATTTCAGCCCTGGTACGTAAACATCCATTTCCTCCTCTACTTCTACCTTTGGTCTCTCATACACCCTTGCTCCAGATTCGATACTCTTTGAGACGAAATCCTTCAAGAATCCGAGTTGTAAATCGTAATTTTCGTGGTGCCTAAAGGCTTTCATTGTGTATGCAGAAACGTACATGTCGATCTTGTAGCCCTTGTCTTGCAATACTCTAACTTCCTTGCACCTTTGTGAGATGTTGTTGCAGTTTCTTCCCTCCAACTCCAAGAGTTTCTCCTGAAGTTCATCTGGAATTGTGCAGCCACTGCAAATTAGATTACGAAGTGCCCCCAAAATCCAACATATCGTCAACTGTTCATCCGTGCTAAAATTGACATGTATGGAGTTAGAATGAGACAAACCTGTCCAACAGTTTCTCAAGAATATTCACATAGGCTGAGGGTTCCTGCATAGTTGGTACAAGGTCACCAATTGACCATGAAATGAGCTTTATTACAAGGTCTGGCAAATTGTCCTTTAGACTCAAACTTGACATTTTATCAAGCACAGTTTCTCTAAATTCCTCCTGAGTACACTGCTCCTTCAAAACGTGAATTAGATTATAGAGCACATCTAAATCAACCATATTCGTAGCAACAATCATCAGCTCTACAATCGTGTCCATATACCACTTTGCATCTGGCGCGAACTTTTCTGAAAGAAAGGTTACCTTTTTCACCAAATCCAAACTTTGATATACATCAGTAGAGGTACTAAAAGTTGGTGTAAATATGCGTATAAGGActagagaatataaaaactCACCTTATGTGTTTTATAAATTGAGTTACAATagtatttacattttttgaATTTGTCATGCGATATAAGAGGTCCAGAGTTCTCCTTTTAATTGTTTCGTCTGGATCCTCCAGACAAGAAACAACAATCATCTGGTTCTCTGCTGCAAATGTGAGATTGAGTTTAACAAGGAGACTCAGGGATGCGATTCCAATGTACCGTAGGTTATTTAGTGAGGAGGTAAGACATCTACCAATGCACATGGAAGCCAGTGATGCGAGAGAATCATTTGGATAAATGAGAGCGATAGTCTTTACGCATTCGTAAAGTATAGCCTGAGAAATGAGATTTCCAGATTGCAAATGTTCCAATGATTGAATGACCTTATGTAGACACTCATAGACCAAATTTGATTGTTTCTCATTTTTGCAGAGTTGACCAAATAGAGATATTATATGAATCTGTATGAACGGAGCTGGCACCTTATGATAGTCGTACTCCGGAGGTAACCTGTGATCACAAATTTGGTTTAAAATCGATACCAAAGGTGATATTATATTTGAGCAAtttttcctcttcaaaACTTCATCAAGCAAATTTAGGGCAGCGCCCATTACACTCGGATTCAAATCACAAATCCCCTTTTGAAGTATGTTTAGAATATTCTCAATGGCATCAGGGTTGTGCATATAAATCCTCCTTACTGCCATAATGGCCTTTTTCCTTACAATTTCAtgttcatcttcaacaCATTGCAGAACTAGGGGTAAAAGTATAGGGATCATCTCATCAGTGAGAAGATTGCAAATGCAGACCAAGGCACAGCCTCTATCTATATGATTCGGACTTTGCAAATCCTAAGTATTACCATTCTATTTTCGTATAGAAAACGTACCTTTTGAATAGTGTTGATTAGAAGAAGCATCAAATCATTTTCAGGTTTTAACAGTAACATGCAAGCAAGATACCCTGTGACTTTGCAAGTTAGATGTTTTTCTTGCGCCATATTAATTGCGTGAATGTGTGCGAAATTTGCCTTGAAACCGAGCATTTCCGTGTATATAGCACGCACAAGATATTCCTTTACTTGAAGCTGTATATTTGTGTGGATGGTTAAAAGGTGTAATGTGTATTTAGAGTGTTTATAGATGTAAGTTTATTGAGAAAAGGAATGGCTCTTGatcctagcattccagtataccaacaagagaggagtctagaggggagagtctctaccacctaccaagggtaggaGAATGTACTacattatatccatagaggGAGTATCAGTTAAGTGTTCTTCCTGTAGTACATTACAGACGAGCTATTAGTTTTGCAATTAGAGCAGGACCCTTCCAGATTCCAACGCCAATAGCAGTTCCACTAAGCCCAGTTCCAAAAACACCACCAGCTATTTTACCTGCTTTTGATCCATCACCTTTAgatttatcctttacagGTCTCTCAAGATTCTCCTTTATCTCCTGAAGTTGAGCGGCAAGAGGAGGGGCACCTGATTTAGTATTTTCTTGTAAATCCGGTTTCCATATAGATGTCTTAGTTTCTCTACTATAATACACATAGTTGTTCCGAGAACCATTACCTCTCGTCTCAAAGCCAACCGTTAGAAGCTTCTTCTCGTCTGTAGGATCTTGCCCCTCATAGTACGcttttacatttttaacgACTAGATTTTGTGGTATACCTTGTAGAGGGGAACCGTTGTGTTGTAAATTGACTATAAAACCCTTTGCCTTTTCTACGGAATGAGAAAAACTAGTATAGTTCCCATCTATATCCTTTCTTGTAGCCTTAACCTGCTTCTGTTCGCCACCTTCAGAAGTATCCTGATATGTACCACTTCCACCAGTAGTGAGCTGCTTTCCCTCTCCAATATTGATAGTAACCGTTGGCAATATTTTATTTAGAAGCTCCAGGATCTGTCCCTTATCAAATGTATTCTTTGGCTTACCACCAGAGACAGATTGCCAGGTACTAGAGTCCAAGGAGTCTCTTTGGTACCAGGTATTGGATGATAGTGGAAGGTAGATCAAAAGCGGAATTCCTTCAGGCCCGCTTGGATAACGATAGACAAACACACTAGATGTTGCACTAGTAAATGTTATTCCGGATTGTTCCACCCCCTTATTCTTGAATCTGCGAATAAAACCACCATAGATATAATGGAAGTAAGAGGAATAGTTAGGACGATTTGCTGGAAATACTGTTATCCTCTTACCACAACCACCAGGACATTGGTAACTACCCTTCTGTGAAATGTCCATAATGTGAGCTCCATTCCTACAGTTCTCTCTATCGAGGGTCTTCCTGAGAGCACCAGTGGTTACTTGAGGATCaactttccattttttaccCGCTCTACAATCCTTTGTAAGTGTATAATATGTAGAATACGAAATTGACTTAAGTTCCAGTAACAGGGGATTAGTACGACTACTATCACCTTCCCAGAAATAGACATAAGCCTCACTACACAAAGTACCATAAACAGATTGTTCAAAAGGTATGTTCTTACCACCACTCTTTGTGGAAAGGAGTCTTATATTTAGTCCAGTAGTATGcttgtactttttatagATTGCATGGACAGTTTCAGTGATAGTGACATTTATTCTAGTATCCTTATTAGCATCTGGAGGTGAACTAGGATCTCCATTGGCATGGTAACTCCCCTCAGTTTGGCTGAGATTTAGTACAACAAGTTCCTTTAGCTGATTGCTGATTTCTTGGAGTCTTGGGAGAAGCTTACCCTCTTGATCAATACTGTAATCAACTTGGCCCCAAGGACTAGAAGTTGAAAAAGGATATGTTCTTGTGTAGTAGTAATACTCATTTGGGAGATGGGTCTTTTCAAGTCCAACTATTAGGGGCAATGCATTAGTGGCATCATATCTTAAATAGTACACCGCTACCCTTTTCTTATAGAGGCCTGCATCAGTTACCTTTATACTACTCTGGTGTACTCCATTGTAATATATGCCACTAATATAACACGATCTACTGAATGTGTGCGTGTATCTCTTGTAACCAGTAAGACCTGAAGGTGAGTCTCTCTTCTCAACTTTT contains:
- a CDS encoding signal peptide-containing protein (encoded by transcript BEWA_003040A) codes for the protein MKILVGFCAFLALKFGYCAGTLKTYRGIDSYVYEFHNEAYFEEGDFYGKVIDGEFERISKTAPVRPPAPITLNICDPDAESLDINTSDCEYGVTIQKFSPEHGFVIKSVVDSHRKVWEAFGDEKCLYVLLMTSYTSDIITLEIESEGKLDPIYFSREYGRWRSITEEGFNERFRRMGELSSLNKYL
- a CDS encoding adaptin, epsilon, putative (encoded by transcript BEWA_003050A), which translates into the protein MIPILLPLVLQCVEDEHEIVRKKAIMAVRRIYMHNPDAIENILNILQKGICDLNPSVMGAALNLLDEVLKRKNCSNIISPLVSILNQICDHRLPPEYDYHKVPAPFIQIHIISLFGQLCKNEKQSNLVYECLHKVIQSLEHLQSGNLISQAILYECVKTIALIYPNDSLASLASMCIGRCLTSSLNNLRYIGIASLSLLVKLNLTFAAENQMIVVSCLEDPDETIKRRTLDLLYRMTNSKNVNTIVTQFIKHISTSTDVYQSLDLVKKVTFLSEKFAPDAKWYMDTIVELMIVATNMVDLDVLYNLIHVLKEQCTQEEFRETVLDKMSSLSLKDNLPDLVIKLISWSIGDLVPTMQEPSAYVNILEKLLDSTDEQLTICWILGALRNLICSGCTIPDELQEKLLELEGRNCNNISQRCKEVRVLQDKGYKIDMYVSAYTMKAFRHHENYDLQLGFLKDFVSKSIESGARVYERPKVEVEEEMDVYVPGLKFQPYATEPSLMYAYHEGVLDTSGTQDNDNAQAIDYTKKVICDRVPKVWGPTGYSDTRPSEVAEDPIEAEEHVESDHAISDTETAYTPGPQHVSLEVGDDLQKKRQEMARALFSGLS